Proteins from a genomic interval of Loxodonta africana isolate mLoxAfr1 chromosome 25, mLoxAfr1.hap2, whole genome shotgun sequence:
- the TOR1AIP2 gene encoding torsin-1A-interacting protein 2 isoform X2, with protein sequence MFSDNSHCPDCGQQWFPSLELGHWLYQTELVANECYQVFLDRINRADYCPECYPDNPTSRSVVLPWSFPLEWAPQNLTRWTFEKACHPFLLGPPLVRRRIHESRVAGFNPALQLVLTSTDKTLNKKLGQSK encoded by the coding sequence ATGTTCTCAGATAATTCACATTGCCCTGACTGTGGACAGCAGTGGTTCCCTAGTTTAGAACTAGGCCATTGGTTGTACCAAACCGAACTTGTTGCAAATGAATGTTACCAAGTCTTCTTAGACCGTATTAACAGAGCTGATTATTGCCCTGAGTGTTACCCAGATAATCCTACAAGTAGAAGCGTTGTTCTTCCTTGGTCTTTCCCACTTGAGTGGGCACCCCAAAATCTCACCAGGTGGACCTTTGAAAAAGCTTGCCACCCATTTCTTCTGGGTCCACCCCTGGTTAGAAGAAGGATACATGAATCCAGAGTAGCTGGTTTTAACCCTGCATTACAATTAGTCTTGACCAGCACAGAcaaaaccttaaacaaaaaactTGGCCAAAGTAAGTAA